The nucleotide window cttaaatataaattttaacatataaaaaaaaaaaaaaaaaaagactttatatatatatatatataatagtaatGGTAGttaacaaaataataattaaaaataaaaatatacataaatataaaatacatataaaaataaatatatataatataatattatatatataatatatatgcatattattatatatgaaatatatatatttcattttaatCTGTGCtttcaatttttattaaaatttattattaaaaaaaaacaaaaaaaaaattattctttaaatatagatattatatacttgtttttttattctttttttttttattatgatatatattataatatatttatataacattttattttattttttttttctttttaatattatattgatgaataagaagaaaataaaataatgtattttttgttatattaatatatatatatatatatatatatataaatattttatatcataaaaaaattagaatAACCcagaaaaacaaaaacaaaaaaaaaaatttataaatgataaattttttttaaatatgtaagtaatgtgatatataaattaataaaaagtattatatatttataacaaaatatttctGCATTAAAtctaaatataaatttgtattataatctataaaacaatataataaatatatagtCTTATAAACACgtaatgataaaaaaaaaaaaaaaaaaaaaaattagaatAGAGTAAACACataatttattcatattaatatttgattattttgaaaatatattatttttttgaaattttttttgacattatttttttgtatctcaataatatatatattaaatgattaTGTATCATTTTGAGAAATAATACATGTTCTATTGTtccttcttttttatttttattataaattaataaataaataaatatatatatatatatatatatatatatatatatgtatatatatttattttttgtgtaTAGAATATGTCAATACCTAGAAGAATAACAAAAGAAACACAAAATTTAGCCAATGAACCAcgtaatataaaaataaaaaattatgataataattgtgttatatatatatatatatatatatatatgtgtatttttttttttttttcatgtttatattttgtgatgcttatttatatatatatatatttttatttgtgCAGCCCCAGGAATAATGGCTGTACCTGTTCCTGAGAATTATCgtcattttaatattttaataaatggACCAGATGGAACACCATATGAGggtatataataataatatgataataatcgaatgtataaatataatataatataatataatatatatatatatatatatatttatatgtaacCATTTAATAGGCggaacatataaattagAACTCTTCTTGCCCGAACAATATCCTATGGAACCCCCTAAAGTTCGTTTTTTgacaaaaatatatcatcCAAATATTGTAAggaataaaaaagaaaaaaaaaaaaaatttatattacatatgtatacataaataaatatatatatctatatatttatatatttttattgtttgTAGGATAAGTTAGGTCGAATTT belongs to Plasmodium gaboni strain SY75 chromosome Unknown, whole genome shotgun sequence and includes:
- a CDS encoding putative ubiquitin-conjugating enzyme E2 N — encoded protein: MSIPRRITKETQNLANEPPPGIMAVPVPENYRHFNILINGPDGTPYEGGTYKLELFLPEQYPMEPPKVRFLTKIYHPNIDKLGRICLDILKDKWSPALQIRTVLLSIQALLSSPEPDDPLDSKVAEHFKQDKNDAEHVARQWNKIYANNNVL